Proteins encoded together in one Planctopirus ephydatiae window:
- a CDS encoding solute symporter family protein, producing the protein MLTDPSPLAMLIFLIFVGFTLGISFWFASKSKSSASYFAAGGQIPWFVNGVAFAGDYLSAASFLGICGMIARYGYDGFLYSIGFLAGWVVALFVIAEPLKRMGRYTFADALNSRFQSRAVTFAAGLSALVVSAFYLIPQMVGAGALIMPLFGLPHWMGVIAVGLVVTVIVVSAGMVSTTYVQFIKGALLVLFSGLITILILNRGLTSTDDPLAMRPQVLTVTTSGEKLIDGTPLGSGAGQARIRGVGQLASLATGPNGEARTSTGPLSPWGFLQELNQSEVILWNENTQATEEGKVTTYSPIVVSGQEVLMPGRSPLFQGIKSDSIWPKLNFISLMLALFAGTASLPHVLIRYYTVKDGRAARQSTVVGIATIGVFYILTLFLGLGAMTGGNIDLTDSNMAAPLLARTFGELPFALVSAIAFTTVLGTVSGLIVAASGAVVHDLLVGWLQIPLSDHQKVRFGKLVALLVSVMAIGLGIWFQKFNASFLVGWAFSVAASANLPALVMVLFWRRTTGAGVAASVLVGMLSSLTWILLSQETFQNVYGYAKNDAAQMALVPFSQPGIVTIPLGFLVVIVVSLLTRPQPATENQ; encoded by the coding sequence GTGCTCACAGACCCTTCACCATTGGCAATGTTGATCTTTCTGATCTTTGTCGGCTTCACGCTGGGGATCAGTTTCTGGTTCGCTTCCAAAAGTAAATCGTCGGCTTCTTACTTTGCAGCGGGTGGGCAGATTCCATGGTTTGTGAATGGTGTGGCTTTTGCCGGTGACTATCTATCAGCCGCATCGTTTCTCGGAATTTGCGGGATGATTGCTCGCTACGGCTACGATGGATTTCTGTATTCGATCGGATTTCTGGCTGGCTGGGTGGTGGCCTTGTTTGTGATTGCCGAACCTCTCAAACGCATGGGGCGGTACACATTTGCCGATGCGTTGAACAGTCGTTTTCAATCGCGTGCAGTGACCTTTGCGGCGGGATTGAGTGCGCTGGTTGTCAGTGCGTTCTACCTCATACCGCAGATGGTCGGTGCCGGCGCACTCATTATGCCACTCTTCGGTTTGCCTCACTGGATGGGTGTGATTGCCGTGGGACTGGTTGTCACAGTGATTGTGGTTTCCGCCGGGATGGTGAGTACGACGTACGTTCAATTCATTAAGGGGGCGTTGCTGGTGCTCTTCAGTGGTTTGATCACGATTCTCATACTCAATCGTGGTTTGACCAGCACAGATGATCCGTTGGCCATGCGGCCGCAGGTTTTGACGGTGACAACCTCAGGAGAAAAACTGATTGATGGTACTCCTCTGGGAAGTGGTGCCGGACAGGCTCGAATTCGCGGTGTCGGTCAACTGGCATCGTTAGCCACAGGGCCGAATGGCGAAGCACGCACGAGCACAGGCCCATTGAGTCCATGGGGATTTCTACAGGAATTGAATCAGTCAGAAGTCATTTTGTGGAATGAAAACACTCAAGCGACCGAGGAAGGAAAGGTCACAACCTATTCTCCGATCGTTGTTTCTGGACAGGAAGTGCTGATGCCCGGGCGCAGCCCCTTGTTCCAGGGGATCAAGTCGGATTCCATCTGGCCCAAACTGAACTTCATCTCGCTGATGCTGGCTCTCTTTGCCGGGACAGCTTCTTTACCACATGTGCTGATTCGTTATTACACCGTTAAAGACGGCCGCGCGGCACGTCAAAGTACCGTGGTCGGAATCGCGACCATTGGTGTGTTTTACATTCTGACTTTGTTTCTGGGTCTGGGGGCCATGACCGGTGGAAACATCGATCTGACAGACAGCAATATGGCGGCTCCGCTCTTGGCTCGAACCTTCGGTGAGCTTCCTTTTGCACTGGTCTCTGCCATTGCATTCACCACAGTTCTCGGAACAGTGAGTGGCTTGATTGTGGCCGCCAGTGGTGCCGTGGTGCACGATCTCCTGGTGGGGTGGCTGCAGATTCCATTGAGCGATCATCAGAAAGTTCGCTTTGGAAAACTCGTCGCTTTGTTGGTCTCTGTGATGGCCATCGGTCTGGGAATCTGGTTTCAGAAGTTTAATGCCAGCTTTCTCGTCGGTTGGGCCTTCAGTGTGGCGGCTTCGGCCAATCTGCCAGCTCTGGTGATGGTCCTCTTCTGGCGAAGGACAACCGGTGCCGGTGTCGCAGCTTCGGTTCTCGTGGGGATGTTGTCGTCCTTGACCTGGATTCTTCTCAGCCAGGAGACATTTCAGAACGTCTACGGCTACGCAAAGAATGATGCCGCCCAGATGGCGCTCGTCCCCTTCAGTCAACCCGGGATTGTGACAATCCCCCTCGGATTTCTGGTCGTGATTGTGGTATCGCTCCTCACGCGGCCTCAACCTGCCACTGAAAATCAATGA
- a CDS encoding DUF485 domain-containing protein gives MHFDHQPVNESAPQSLASQQGNARLGMRLFIFYTSFYSLFVAISAFSFSSLGIPLFGVPAAVTAGFGLILGAIILAVLYARACTSE, from the coding sequence ATGCACTTCGATCATCAACCCGTGAACGAATCGGCCCCTCAGTCACTGGCTTCGCAGCAAGGCAATGCACGCCTGGGAATGAGGCTGTTCATCTTCTACACGAGCTTTTACAGCCTGTTTGTTGCCATCAGTGCCTTCTCATTTTCGTCGCTGGGAATTCCACTTTTCGGTGTCCCCGCCGCAGTGACTGCAGGATTCGGCCTGATTCTGGGGGCGATTATTCTGGCAGTGCTCTATGCCAGAGCCTGTACGTCGGAGTAA
- a CDS encoding sugar kinase → MADLAIRQDACELDFLALGALVHRLDPGIIPFRKARSFDIHVSGGEYNVAANLADCFGQKTGVATAMVDYGIGELVQARVREMGVKPFYKWFKHDGVRGPNIATVYSDRGLGVRPPVVFYNRANEAGAMLKPGDFNWSEIFAKGVKWFHSGGIFAALSETTSQVIIEGMKAAKAAGAITSFDLNYRAKLWASVGGDAKGQETIAKIVEHVDCLIGNEEDLQKGLGIEGQDVEHKSKLDPDSFFQLIDKATKKFPNVKLVATTLREVHTTNRHDWAAVLWLNGQKFVSPTMALDVVDRIGGGDGFCAGLIYGLLNGKTPEQALRLGWAHGALLTTFPGDTTMAKLPEVEALAKGGSARVQR, encoded by the coding sequence ATGGCTGATCTCGCAATTCGTCAAGATGCCTGTGAACTCGATTTTCTGGCGCTGGGTGCTCTCGTGCATCGTCTGGATCCTGGCATCATCCCTTTCCGGAAGGCCAGGAGTTTTGACATCCATGTCTCGGGTGGCGAGTACAACGTCGCTGCCAACCTGGCGGACTGTTTTGGCCAGAAGACGGGTGTGGCCACAGCCATGGTTGACTACGGGATTGGTGAACTGGTGCAGGCCCGTGTCCGCGAAATGGGTGTCAAGCCTTTCTATAAGTGGTTCAAGCATGATGGTGTGCGTGGACCCAATATTGCGACTGTTTACAGTGATCGCGGTCTGGGAGTCCGCCCTCCCGTTGTGTTCTACAATCGCGCCAACGAAGCCGGGGCCATGCTCAAGCCAGGTGATTTCAATTGGTCAGAGATTTTCGCCAAGGGCGTTAAGTGGTTTCATTCGGGTGGCATTTTTGCAGCCCTCTCGGAGACAACCTCACAGGTCATCATCGAAGGGATGAAGGCTGCCAAGGCGGCGGGAGCCATCACTTCGTTTGATCTCAACTATCGAGCCAAGCTCTGGGCATCAGTCGGTGGTGATGCCAAAGGACAGGAAACGATTGCCAAGATTGTCGAGCATGTCGACTGTCTGATTGGTAACGAAGAAGACCTGCAAAAAGGTCTGGGCATTGAAGGACAGGATGTCGAGCATAAGTCCAAACTCGACCCGGATTCTTTCTTCCAGCTCATCGACAAAGCCACGAAGAAATTCCCGAATGTCAAACTGGTCGCCACCACTTTGCGCGAGGTGCATACTACAAATCGACATGACTGGGCCGCAGTGCTCTGGCTCAACGGGCAGAAGTTTGTCAGCCCCACCATGGCCCTCGACGTTGTCGATCGAATTGGTGGCGGTGATGGTTTCTGTGCGGGTTTGATTTACGGCCTTCTCAATGGCAAGACACCAGAGCAGGCTCTCCGATTGGGCTGGGCTCACGGCGCTCTGCTCACAACCTTCCCGGGAGACACCACCATGGCCAAGCTGCCTGAAGTGGAAGCACTGGCCAAGGGTGGTTCAGCCCGCGTTCAGCGCTAA
- a CDS encoding SDR family oxidoreductase, which yields MRNIFDLSEDVAIVIGATGVLGGSMASALAAQGAHVVVMGRNQERGEARVASIRGEGGRASFVSADAGHAESLLQARQEIESTVGTATILVNAAGGNRPEATLPPGADFCKLPISAWNEVFDLNLTAGVLLPSQVFGESMVKQRRGSIINIASMSGMIPLSRVVAYSAAKAAVLNLTKFLAREWATTGVRVNAISPGFFPAEQNKALLFNPDGSYTARGQQIISHTPMARFGTADELSGAVVWLASSTASSFVTGQNIVVDGGFSSVTI from the coding sequence ATGCGCAATATTTTTGATTTATCGGAAGATGTCGCCATTGTGATTGGCGCCACCGGTGTTCTGGGTGGCTCGATGGCGAGTGCTCTCGCCGCTCAGGGAGCCCATGTGGTCGTGATGGGTCGAAACCAGGAACGCGGTGAAGCCCGAGTGGCGTCCATTCGAGGGGAAGGTGGCCGGGCCAGTTTTGTATCGGCCGATGCCGGCCATGCGGAATCGTTGCTTCAAGCCCGTCAGGAGATTGAGAGCACCGTCGGAACTGCGACAATTCTCGTCAACGCGGCAGGTGGCAACCGGCCTGAGGCGACGCTTCCTCCTGGGGCTGACTTTTGCAAACTCCCGATCAGTGCCTGGAATGAAGTGTTTGATCTCAACTTGACGGCTGGTGTATTGCTCCCCAGTCAGGTTTTTGGTGAGTCGATGGTCAAGCAGCGGCGTGGCTCGATTATCAATATTGCCTCAATGTCAGGCATGATTCCGCTTTCACGTGTGGTGGCGTATTCGGCAGCCAAAGCAGCGGTTTTGAATCTGACCAAGTTTCTCGCCCGTGAATGGGCCACGACTGGTGTGCGGGTCAATGCGATCAGTCCTGGGTTTTTTCCGGCCGAGCAGAATAAGGCTCTGCTGTTTAATCCCGATGGTAGCTATACCGCCCGTGGTCAGCAGATCATCTCGCATACACCAATGGCCCGTTTTGGGACTGCAGACGAACTTTCGGGCGCTGTCGTCTGGCTCGCTTCATCAACAGCCTCCTCCTTCGTGACGGGGCAGAATATTGTGGTCGATGGTGGATTTTCTTCAGTCACCATTTAA
- a CDS encoding PGPGW domain-containing protein, producing the protein MFPKPLRLIFIFCLGTGLIVSGIIMLVIPGPGILTILLGLSILSTEFLWAAGVMKWIGRHGKPWLIWINQCWRRMIEPQRVK; encoded by the coding sequence ATGTTTCCAAAGCCGCTAAGGTTGATCTTCATTTTCTGTCTGGGAACAGGTCTCATCGTCTCCGGGATCATCATGCTCGTTATCCCTGGGCCGGGCATTCTGACGATCCTTTTAGGATTGAGTATTCTTTCGACAGAGTTTTTGTGGGCCGCGGGAGTGATGAAGTGGATCGGTAGGCATGGCAAGCCTTGGCTAATCTGGATCAATCAATGCTGGAGGCGAATGATCGAACCCCAACGCGTGAAGTGA
- the rsmH gene encoding 16S rRNA (cytosine(1402)-N(4))-methyltransferase RsmH: protein MGNFSAGNASTPDAEPAGPGKKNSSQRAVHLPVMLREVIQHLQLESGLVVADGTLGAGGHSREILKAIGSAGMLLAFDRDPMMISLAEKIVCGENVHIHHGSYIEIRDVLQRHSQSTGRPPLVDRMLLDLGYSSDQLADRQRGFSFQTEGPLDLRFSTSENVSAAQWLATAHDSQIVRVLTEFGEEPFAERLGPAISLAARRGEIQTTKDLVRVVEQTVPPAILRNAEKHPATRVFQALRIQVNDELTHVSTMLNQIAPEVLAPRGIMAVITFHSLEDRLVKQAFRQKNLWEEVTDKPIVPTPAEIRFNPRSRSAKLRVARRVPGQ, encoded by the coding sequence TTGGGTAATTTTTCGGCGGGAAATGCTTCGACTCCCGACGCAGAGCCTGCGGGGCCTGGCAAGAAAAACTCGTCCCAGCGGGCTGTGCATCTGCCCGTTATGCTTCGAGAAGTGATTCAGCATCTCCAACTCGAATCAGGACTCGTGGTCGCTGACGGAACTCTCGGGGCAGGGGGGCATAGTCGAGAGATTTTGAAAGCCATCGGATCAGCAGGGATGCTGCTCGCTTTCGACCGCGACCCGATGATGATTTCGTTGGCAGAGAAAATTGTGTGTGGAGAAAACGTCCACATTCACCACGGAAGTTACATCGAAATCCGGGATGTGCTCCAGCGTCACAGTCAGTCAACTGGTCGTCCACCTCTCGTTGATCGCATGCTTCTCGACCTGGGGTACTCTTCCGACCAACTGGCAGATCGACAGCGCGGCTTCAGCTTTCAGACAGAAGGACCACTCGATCTGCGTTTCTCAACCAGTGAGAATGTTTCCGCTGCCCAGTGGCTGGCCACGGCCCATGATTCGCAGATTGTTCGAGTCCTGACAGAGTTCGGCGAAGAACCTTTTGCAGAGCGATTAGGGCCTGCAATTAGTCTTGCGGCGCGGCGGGGCGAAATACAAACGACGAAAGACCTGGTGCGTGTTGTCGAGCAGACAGTTCCTCCAGCGATTTTGCGAAATGCCGAGAAGCACCCGGCAACACGCGTTTTTCAGGCCCTGCGCATTCAGGTGAATGATGAACTCACGCATGTTTCGACCATGTTGAACCAGATCGCACCGGAGGTATTGGCTCCTCGCGGAATCATGGCAGTCATTACCTTCCATTCGCTGGAAGATCGACTGGTCAAACAGGCCTTTCGACAAAAAAACCTATGGGAAGAAGTGACAGATAAACCCATTGTGCCCACTCCAGCCGAGATTCGGTTTAATCCCCGGAGTCGATCAGCGAAACTGAGAGTTGCCCGAAGAGTTCCGGGTCAGTGA
- a CDS encoding nitroreductase family protein codes for MSAKPAPTSVEIHSLIQHRWSPLSFRPEPLTKLQIIQICEAARWAPSSYNDQPWSFLLAPRDDQAAFEKLLGCLMEANQSWAKNCGLLVLAVARTTLKKTGKPNKFGLHDTGMATFSMMLQAEALGLRAHAMGGFNAVHARAMYAIPENCELASVIAFGHPGDASNLPDDLRTRDASSRERQPLSQMAFIGKFGEPFPLP; via the coding sequence ATGTCTGCCAAACCCGCACCTACTTCCGTCGAAATTCATTCACTGATCCAACATCGGTGGAGCCCCTTGAGTTTTCGACCAGAGCCGTTGACAAAACTCCAGATTATTCAGATTTGCGAAGCCGCGAGGTGGGCCCCCTCCAGCTATAACGATCAGCCGTGGTCGTTTCTGCTGGCCCCGCGCGATGATCAAGCCGCGTTTGAGAAGCTGCTGGGCTGCCTCATGGAGGCCAACCAGTCCTGGGCGAAAAATTGCGGTCTGCTGGTCCTGGCGGTCGCGCGGACGACTCTCAAGAAGACGGGCAAACCCAACAAGTTCGGCCTGCACGATACCGGCATGGCGACATTTTCGATGATGCTGCAGGCCGAGGCGTTGGGCCTCAGGGCCCATGCGATGGGAGGCTTCAACGCAGTCCACGCCCGCGCCATGTACGCCATTCCCGAAAACTGCGAACTGGCCTCGGTCATTGCCTTCGGTCACCCGGGGGATGCCAGCAATCTGCCCGACGACCTTAGGACCCGCGATGCCAGCTCTCGCGAACGACAGCCCCTATCTCAAATGGCCTTTATCGGCAAATTCGGCGAGCCCTTTCCCCTTCCGTGA
- a CDS encoding Fur family transcriptional regulator: MHLAAFDEDIDPTEKFREFLQTKGMRLTPEREAVVTAVYATHDHFDAEQWVANLSQRGRKDGASRSTIYRTLSLLVEAGLLRRVARANDREVYEHDYGYPQHDHLICSKCGDMIEFANDVISETLEKVANAHGFRMSGHRLEVEGVCAKCLRPPQRSHRRLDMI; this comes from the coding sequence GTGCATCTCGCTGCATTTGATGAAGACATCGACCCGACCGAAAAATTTCGGGAATTTCTGCAGACCAAAGGGATGCGGCTGACACCCGAGAGGGAAGCCGTTGTGACTGCGGTCTATGCCACGCATGATCACTTTGATGCAGAGCAATGGGTAGCGAATCTTTCACAACGTGGGCGGAAAGATGGTGCCAGTCGTTCGACGATTTACAGGACCTTAAGTCTGCTCGTTGAGGCTGGCTTGCTGCGTCGTGTTGCCCGTGCTAACGACCGTGAAGTCTATGAACACGATTACGGTTATCCTCAGCACGATCACCTGATCTGCAGTAAATGCGGCGACATGATCGAATTCGCTAATGATGTGATTTCCGAAACACTGGAAAAAGTGGCCAATGCGCACGGTTTTCGGATGTCGGGACATCGTCTTGAGGTCGAGGGGGTTTGCGCAAAGTGTCTCAGGCCGCCCCAAAGATCGCATCGCAGACTGGATATGATCTAG
- a CDS encoding flagellar biosynthesis anti-sigma factor FlgM, with product MSHSSNTRLNLSDDLRYHPEESALEISNEDEFIDTVFRWIEPGVVGMDVSGVNPSFRMLTNQPTRGVSSGDNRYPAVTTSPQDELHISTAGRMLDQLTQTPEIREQRLNAIREMIANGTYDTEAKLEAALEKMLNVWRNED from the coding sequence ATGTCTCACTCCTCAAACACCAGGTTGAACCTGTCCGACGATTTACGGTATCATCCCGAAGAGTCAGCGCTCGAAATCTCGAACGAAGACGAATTCATTGATACGGTGTTCCGGTGGATCGAACCTGGAGTAGTCGGCATGGATGTCAGCGGAGTGAATCCTTCTTTCCGCATGTTGACGAACCAACCCACAAGGGGTGTTTCGTCAGGTGACAACCGCTACCCTGCAGTGACAACCTCTCCTCAGGATGAACTGCATATTTCGACAGCAGGCCGAATGCTCGATCAACTCACCCAAACGCCGGAAATTCGCGAACAGCGCCTGAATGCCATTCGTGAAATGATTGCCAACGGTACCTATGATACAGAAGCCAAGTTAGAAGCCGCCCTTGAGAAGATGTTGAATGTCTGGCGAAATGAGGATTAA